GCTGCTCTACGGCTCGGGGCTGCGCATCTCCGAGGCGCTGTCGCTGACGACAGCCGACGTCGACTCGGGACGCGGTGTGCTGACGGTCCGCCACACCAAGGGGCGTCGTGACCGCATCGTGCCGCTGCCGGCCGTCACGCTCGAGGCGCTGCGAGAGTGGATGCGTCTGCGTCGCCACCGGAGCGAGGGTCTGTTTCCAGGTCGCAAAGGTCGCGCGTCGCTGACGCGCGAGGCGGTGCACGCCCTGCTGCGGCTCGCGGCCGCGCGCGCAGGTCTGACCAAGCGCGTCTATCCGCACCTGCTGCGTCACAGCTTCGCGACGCACTTGCTCGAGCTCGGCGCGGACATCCGCACGGTGCAGGTGCTGCTGGGGCACCGCTCCATCTTGAGCACCACCCGCTACACGCACTTGTCCGAAGCGCGCCGGCAGTCGCTCGTGAATCCATTGGCCGTGCTCGGGACGCCAGACGGGGCACGACTTGCGTAGGACGCCGAGGCGGCAGTCATGGCGCACGAGCACGGGTCTGTGGCCCGGCGCGAGCCTGGGCTGAGTGTGGGTGAGATCGCGCGCGCTCACGGAGAGCGCGTGCGCCAAGAGCACGCGCTGAGCCCGGAGCAGCACCAAGTGCTGCGGGCCATCGAGCGCTGTCGGACGGCGGCGCTCGGCGGGCATCTGCACAAGTGCCCCGGCTGCGACTACGAGCAGCCTCGCTACAACTCGTGCCGCAACCGACACTGCCCGGGGTGCCAGAGCCTGTCGCAGCTGCGGTGGCTCGAGGCGAGGCGCGAACGCATCCTCGACGTGGGCTACTTCCACGTGGTCTTCACCATCCCCGAGCCCCTGCGCGCGCTCTTCGCGCGCGAGCGCCGGGCCATGTACGGGCTCCTGATGGAGGCGGCGCGCCGCAGCCTGCTCACGATGGCGGCCGACCCGAAGCGACTCGGTGCGCTGCCCGCCATCACGCTGGTGTTGCACACGTGGACCCGCGAGCTGCTCTACCACCCTCACGTGCACGCCGTGGTCAGCGCCGGCGGCTACGACCTCGCCGGACAGCGGTGGGTCCCGGTGCGCCGCAACGGCCGGTACCTCTTCCCCGTGAGGGCTCTCGCCAAGCTCGTCCGAGGCATCGTGCGCGAAGCCGTCCTGCAGGCGCTCGACGCGGGCACGCTGGTGTTGCCGCCTCACGAGGTGGAGCCCGTGCGGCGCGCGCTCTTCGAGACGAGGTGGCACGTCTACGCGAAGGCGCCGTTCGCGGGAGCGCAGCAGGTG
This sequence is a window from Sandaracinaceae bacterium. Protein-coding genes within it:
- a CDS encoding tyrosine-type recombinase/integrase, whose protein sequence is MGEVRDRMEQDLFLRGVAANTRETYLRYAKQFVAFHRRDPRALDTEEVRAWVMHLRRAGRAPRSINVALSALRFLFGVTLRRPEVMHSIRRVVEHDKQPAILSGSEVQRLLDAIERPRDRALVMLLYGSGLRISEALSLTTADVDSGRGVLTVRHTKGRRDRIVPLPAVTLEALREWMRLRRHRSEGLFPGRKGRASLTREAVHALLRLAAARAGLTKRVYPHLLRHSFATHLLELGADIRTVQVLLGHRSILSTTRYTHLSEARRQSLVNPLAVLGTPDGARLA
- a CDS encoding transposase, with protein sequence MRQEHALSPEQHQVLRAIERCRTAALGGHLHKCPGCDYEQPRYNSCRNRHCPGCQSLSQLRWLEARRERILDVGYFHVVFTIPEPLRALFARERRAMYGLLMEAARRSLLTMAADPKRLGALPAITLVLHTWTRELLYHPHVHAVVSAGGYDLAGQRWVPVRRNGRYLFPVRALAKLVRGIVREAVLQALDAGTLVLPPHEVEPVRRALFETRWHVYAKAPFAGAQQVFAYLGRYTHRVGISNARLIRYDGEAVTFATKDGKSCTLHAVDFLARLLRHTLPRGFHKIRHAGLVSTSHVRSLTLARAQAALGNTTASARVVEPGERASPRTWVELMLALNGRDPLQCPRCGTPLLVLPLPTEAGPQRLDSS